A genomic region of Phragmites australis chromosome 2, lpPhrAust1.1, whole genome shotgun sequence contains the following coding sequences:
- the LOC133909024 gene encoding methionine--tRNA ligase, cytoplasmic-like, with product MAAAADLAGSKRAMAYALCKHLNIDPNTVSNTSIEKSDIASLFSHIVNSSQDEVIQWVTFSGDFTGNDGKQHTLLANLNQDLSQKSVLLGDGFKPSVADIVVFATVQAFMSRISDNELQKYPHALRWMDYIQNIVDFGTTLQKINVTKSVFDPTSHPKKADKGDGDPSLKKAVAGQKIAGKLNGSADSKKAAGEIKAPEDKENPNATKNEKPSGEKKKVQLKSAGKSTEKAPQKTAEMDSECDISILNIQVGLIRKAWKHPSADSLLVEEIDLGDGNVRQVVSGLAKYCSLDELVNRHVVLITNVKPGKLRDVMSSGLVLCASTQDHTVVEPLIPPEGAKVGEHISFAGIDGKPEDVLNPKKKQLDKITPHLRTDENGIATFKGIPFTTSAGSCRSSIPNANIK from the exons atggcggcggcggcggacctCGCAGGGAGCAAGCGGGCCATGGCCTACGCGCTCTGCAAGCACCTCAACATCGATCCC AACACTGTATCCAATACAAGTATTGAAAAGAGTGATATTGCGAGCCTGTTTTCACATATTGTGAACTCATCCCAGGATGAG GTGATTCAGTGGGTAACATTTTCCGGTGATTTTACTGGGAATGATGGAAAACAGCATACATTGCTTGCTAATCTCAATCAAGATTTGTCCCAGAAGTCTGTACTACTGGGTGATGGTTTTAAACCATCAGTTGCTGATATTGTTGTGTTTGCAACTGTACAAGCTTTCATG AGTCGTATCAGTGACAATGAATTGCAGAAATATCCGCATGCATTGCGGTGGATGGACTATATTCAG AACATTGTTGATTTTGGTACAACTTTGCAAAAGATAAATGTGACCAAGTCCGTCTTCGATCCAACTTCT CATCCAAAGAAAGCTGATAAAGGAGATGGTGATCCAAGTTTGAAGAAAGCTGTTGCAGGACAGAAGATTGCTGGCAAATTAAATGGAAGTGCTGACTCCAAAAAAGCTGCAGGGGAG ATTAAGGCTCCTGAAGATAAAGAGAATCCTAATGCCACAAAAAACGAAAAACCCTCTGGCGAGAAAAAGAAAGTACAATTGAAGTCTGCAGGAAAAAGTACAGAGAAAGCTCCACAGAAAACTGCAGAGATGGATTCAGAGTGCGATATCAGTATCCTCAATATACAGGTTGGCCTTATCCGAAAAGCATGGAAGCACCCATCTGCTGACAG CCTTTTGGTGGAGGAGATAGATTTGGGAGATGGCAATGTGCGTCAAGTTGTTAGTGGTCTTGCTAAATACTGCAGCCTGGATGAACTTGTT AATCGGCACGTCGTCTTGATCACAAATGTGAAGCCTGGGAAGCTGCGGGATGTCATGTCTTCTGGATTG GTCCTGTGCGCTTCGACTCAAGATCATACGGTTGTGGAGCCTTTGATTCCTCCAGAAGGAGCAAAGGTTGGAGAACATATTTCATTTGCTGG GATTGACGGGAAGCCGGAAGATGTTCTAAATCCAAAGAAAAAGCAGCTAGACAAGATTACACCG CATCTTCGTACTGACGAGAATGGAATTGCAACGTTCAAAGGGATACCCTTTACTACATCAGCTGGTTCATGTAGATCTTCAATTCCCAATGCGAACATAAAGTGA